From the genome of Triticum aestivum cultivar Chinese Spring chromosome 1A, IWGSC CS RefSeq v2.1, whole genome shotgun sequence:
GGCAGCATGTTTGAGACTGTGGCGACCCCAAGGCGCGGCCAAACGAGCTCTGTGGTCTGTGGCCACCCCACGCCGCGTTGGAAACACGAATTTTGTTACTTTTGCGCGACAGAGGATTGATTGTACATTGTCCCTTCCGTTTCCTCCGGTTCAAAATTCAAAACACGGGCGGGCGTTGCTGCCAGCCAGATGCGATGCGAGATGCGTTTTGATGGATGGTTATTACTCCATATTTCCGTTTTTATGGATTTTTATTCCATGTTTTCATGAGGCATAAATGCGGGTCGTGCCGCCCTTTCCCAGATATGCGCGCGTGACCCCGGTCCTCCGTTTTCCTCGCAGGGGGGATCATCGACCACCACCGTCATGCGTTTCTAGTCCCCCTACCGACCGACTCACCGGCGGGCGCGAGTCCACGTCGACCACCCGCCCTGTTCGTACGCGCGGTTCACGCCACCGTGGTCGAAAGGCGGGCCCTGGACGTGTCGTGTCAACCGGCCATTGACCCGCAACGCCACCGCTGCGTTACACGAAtcgcctcaccgtcgtccaccggcaCGGCACGGCGCGGCCCCGAGGAAATATCTCCCCCCGGTTCACCAGCTTCCCAACCAAAGGTGGTGGCACCGGAATCCGATTACGACCGGGCCAGCTATCCCCATGCAGGGGCGCGAGACAGGGTTTGGGGCCCCCCACGGACACCAGTCAGCGGCACGTACTACGGTACTAGATCCACCGGGGCGCGACACAGTAGGAGCAGCAGTACTGCGCCCCCACACCGATGCAATGAAACGCCATCATTTTACACCAGTGACGCAGCACTGCCCTCCAGCTCACACCCATTGCCACTGCTCCCCCCATCACTCCACTCCCCCCTCACGCGACGCAGGCCTCGGCTGCCACCTTGCTGTATAAAGACGGGCTCGGCCCGAGCGAGCCGGAGCCCATCGTCGCCGCACCCACCGGCCCcgctccaccccgccgccgcccatgGAGTCCCGGTGGGTCatcgccttcctcctcctctccctccagcCGCTGCTCGGCGCGTCCTACCTGCGGGCGAGGAAGAACTACATCGTGCACCTCGCCCCGAGGGCCGGCCCCGTCGACTCCCTCGAGGACTGGCACCGCTCCTTCCTCCCGCGGACGGCCGCGCCCGAatcggagcccgaggcggacggcggcgccgAGGACCACGGCCCGCGCATCATTTACTCCTACACCCACGTGTTCACCGGCTTCGCCGCGCGGCTCACGGACGAGGAGGCCGACGCGCTGCGGGCCACGGAGGGCTGCCTCAGGCTGTACCCGGAGGTGTTCCTGCCGCTCGCCACCACCCGCTCGCCCGGCTTCCTCGGCCTCCACCTCGGGAACGAGGGCTTCTGGAGCCGCTCCGGGTTCGGCCGCGGGGTGGTGATTGGCATCCTGGACACCGGGATACTGCCCAGCCACCCGTCCTTCGGCGACGACGGCCTCGAGCCGCCGCCCAAGACCTGGAAGGGCACGTGCGAGTTCAAGGCCGTCGCCGGCGGCGGATGCAACAACAAGATCGTCGGGGCGCGCGCGTTCGGCAGCGCCGCCGTCAACTCCTCGGCGCCGCCGGTGGACGACGCGGGCCACGGCACGCACACGGCCAGCACGGCCGCGGGCAACTTCGTCGAGAACGCCAACGTCCGGGGCAACGCGGACGGCACGGCCTCGGGGATGGCGCCGCACGCGCACCTGGCCATATACAAGGTCTGCACCCGCAGCCGCTGCTCCATCATGGACATCATCGCCGGGCTGGACGCCGCCGTCAAGGACGGCGTCGACGTGCTGTCCTTCTCCATCGGCGCGCAGTCCGGGACGCAGTTCAACTACGACCCCATCGCCATCGCCGCGTTCCAGGCCATGGAGCGCGGCATCTTCGTCAGCTGCGCGGCGGGCAACGCGGGCCCGGACCCGGGCTCCGTCGGCAACGGGGCGCCTTGGATGCTCACCGTCGCGGCCGGCACCATGGACCGCGCGATACGCACCACCGTGAGGCTCGGCAACGGCGAGGAGTTCGACGGCGAGTCGCTGTTCCAGCCAGGCAACAACTCCGCCGCGAAGCCGCTTCCGCTCGTGTACCCCGGCGCCGACGGCTCCGACACAAGCCGCGATTGCAGCGTGCTGCGCGGAGCCGAGGTGACCGACAAGGTGGTGCTCTGCGAGAGCAGAGGCCTGAACGGCCGCATCGAGGCTGGCCAGACCGTGTCCGCCTACGGCGGCCTGGGCATGATCGTCATGAACAGAGCAGCCGAAGGGTACACCACCTTCGCCGACCCGCACGTCCTCCCTGCGTCGCACCTGAGCTACGACGCCGGGACCAAGATCGCGGCCTACATTAACTCCACGGCCAACCCGACGGCGAGCATCGCGTTCAAGGGCACAGTCATGGGCGCGCTGCCGGCGCCGGCCGTTACTTTCTTCTCGTCCCGAGGTCCGAGCAAGGCCAGCCCGGGCATCCTGAAGCCGGACATCACGGGGCCTGGCATGAACATACTCGCGGCGTGGGCGCCGAGCGAGTCGCACACGGAGTTCTCCGACGGGGGcgtcggcctctctttcttcgtggAGTCTGGCACGTCCATGTCGACGCCGCACCTGAGCGGCATCGCGGCACTCATCAAGAGCCTGCACCCGGACTGGTCACCGGCGGCGATCAAATCCGCCATCATGACGACGTCGGACGCAGTGGACCGCACCGGCGTGCCGCTCAAGGACGAGCAGTACCGCCACGCCACCTTCTACGCCATGGGCGCGGGCTACGTCAACCCCGCGCTCGCCTTCGACCCCGGCCTAGTCTACGACCTCCACGCCGACGACTACCTCCCCTACCTCTGCGGCCTCGGCATCGGCGACGAGGGCGTCACCGAGATCGCCCACCGCGCGGTCACCTGCGCCGACCTCAAGGCGACGACCGAGGCAGAGCTGAACTACCCGTCCCTCGTCGTCAACCTGCTGGCCCAGCCGATCACGGTCAACCGCACGGTGACCAACGTCGGGAAGCCCAACTCGGTGTACACCGCCGTGGTGGACATGCCCAAAGACGTGTCGGTGACGGTGCAGCCGCCGATGCTGCGCTTCACGGAGGCCAAGGAGAAGCAGAGCTTCACGGTGACGGTGCGGTGGGCGGGGCAGCCGAGCGTCGCCGGCGCCGAGGGCAACCTGAAGTGGGTCTCCGACGACCACATCGTGCGGAGCCCCATCGTGGTTCCGCCCAAGGCCGCGTAGTGATTCTGCGGCCGGCAGCATGTATAGCTAGCTAGCATCGGTAGGCTGCTGCGCTTCCATGGTTTTGTTTGCGCAGGCTGCATGCAAACTGGAGCGATTTTGTTCTGTAAATAGCGCGAATCAATAAAAAAAGTGTCTCCAGAACATCCGGTCGTCTGAAAATAGAGGGAATCCACGCATGCGTTGCCTTTTTTATCTGAGGGTCGAGATTTGGAATGAACTGCATGACTAGTTGGCTACACTCACTGCATGCACGATGGTGGATCATGCAAACATCGGAAACGTCGAGGACGAATTGTTTCCAACGTGTTCGGTGGCAACACGCCTTTCCCTCGATGCCAACTCTTCTTTTTTTACACCTCCTTGATGAAAACTCTGTACTGCGGCAAGGCA
Proteins encoded in this window:
- the LOC123049470 gene encoding subtilisin-like protease 4 — its product is MESRWVIAFLLLSLQPLLGASYLRARKNYIVHLAPRAGPVDSLEDWHRSFLPRTAAPESEPEADGGAEDHGPRIIYSYTHVFTGFAARLTDEEADALRATEGCLRLYPEVFLPLATTRSPGFLGLHLGNEGFWSRSGFGRGVVIGILDTGILPSHPSFGDDGLEPPPKTWKGTCEFKAVAGGGCNNKIVGARAFGSAAVNSSAPPVDDAGHGTHTASTAAGNFVENANVRGNADGTASGMAPHAHLAIYKVCTRSRCSIMDIIAGLDAAVKDGVDVLSFSIGAQSGTQFNYDPIAIAAFQAMERGIFVSCAAGNAGPDPGSVGNGAPWMLTVAAGTMDRAIRTTVRLGNGEEFDGESLFQPGNNSAAKPLPLVYPGADGSDTSRDCSVLRGAEVTDKVVLCESRGLNGRIEAGQTVSAYGGLGMIVMNRAAEGYTTFADPHVLPASHLSYDAGTKIAAYINSTANPTASIAFKGTVMGALPAPAVTFFSSRGPSKASPGILKPDITGPGMNILAAWAPSESHTEFSDGGVGLSFFVESGTSMSTPHLSGIAALIKSLHPDWSPAAIKSAIMTTSDAVDRTGVPLKDEQYRHATFYAMGAGYVNPALAFDPGLVYDLHADDYLPYLCGLGIGDEGVTEIAHRAVTCADLKATTEAELNYPSLVVNLLAQPITVNRTVTNVGKPNSVYTAVVDMPKDVSVTVQPPMLRFTEAKEKQSFTVTVRWAGQPSVAGAEGNLKWVSDDHIVRSPIVVPPKAA